ACGATCCACCATCCATCATCAGCTCCTTCTTCAGCCCAACCAAACAAATGGGGCGCCTCGAGGCCGAGCAGAGTGTTAGTTCGACATCATCTTCATGTCAGAGTCGTGCCTGTTCTGATGATGAGCTGAGAGCGACCAGCCACCGGATGCGTAAGCAGGGGGCATGTGCTGGTGCTGctggtgttgctgctgctgcccggaGTGGTTGTACGGCATCCCGCTGTGGTTGATCGGGCTGCCCGAGTCATCGGACGATCCACTGGATGTGCCCTCCGATGGCGGGCTCGCCACCGGAGCTGGCACGTAGGTTGCCATCTGTGGAGGCGCTGACATCGGTTCGACCTTCCTTGTCTCGACTGGCTTCGATTTCTTACCTTCCGCGATGAAGCTAGCCACGACAACCTGGTAGCCATATGACATGATGGCAGAAATGCCCGGTAAGCATTAAGAAGTTGGAACAGATGCGTTAGTTGTGACACTCGTTATACAGAACGAAATCGAACCTGGACAGGGGTTGCGGCCATCAGCATTCCAGCTACACATCCACCAAGAACTCGGCCATCAGATCCTGCAAGTGCGACACTCAGGCCACCAGTCCTGCTGCGAGTGTCGCCATCCTCTGCAAGCAGGAAAGAACCTGATAGAGAGATGATCTCAAATCGGCCCTGCACAAAATAATACGCATTCATCAGAACATGATACAGTAGTTACTTTTGCTAATAGGAAATAACTAAAGCATGCACAATTCACAGAGCTAATTCCTCCAGGTACATGAATAATTGTGTACTGTCAAAGTAGTAGCattattgattttctttttcacattCATTGGTTTAATCACGACAAAAGAACTTGAAGTTAGATGAATCCATAGAGCTACACTAGTGGCTATTATCAACAGATTTCCTGAAACTTCCAACAGAACAAGACTGGGTGTTCTAGTTAACAAAAAGGCACAATTAGTTTCCTCCAGAACCTGGTCTTTCTCTCCTATAGCCATACCACTgttagaaacaaaaaaaacaaaacaaaacaaaactgatGTATTCTACAGTCTATACATCATTGAGAAGCCCCCTTTTATTTCTAAGATACAGGTACAACAATAACCCCCACAGAACCACACCCACTTGTGATCACATAAATGAGAAGTATTAAGCCCAATTCTTAAAGTGCACCAAAGATAAGTCACAAGACAAATACCTCATAAGTCACAAGTCCACCAGATGTAGCTGGCTGCCGAAGTGTTACATTGCTTATTGCACCATTCGCTGAGAGAATGCAAACTGTGCGAGGGCCTTGCTGTGAGAAGGCCATAATTTTTGAAGCAACATCCTGTCAGCAAAGACAGTAGACAGTTAATGATGGAAATCAAGTTTTTACTATAACCAACATTGCCAAGTGGGTTAATCACTAGATTAAACATGAAGAAAGAGTCTAATTGCAACACAAAGGTACTATAATCACAACTCACATTGCATTCAAAAGAGACACCTAGTAAGCACTAAGGAAAGTATATAACTGCACcaaaacccccaaaaaaaagaagaagatgcagaATTGAAGATATCAGAAGAAAAAAACCCAAGTTGTGATATAATTGAAGTATCTGTATCTAAGAATCCTGAATAGCTTGAAATTGCAATTGAATTGTTATGCCTGACAGCTCATACAAATTCAGATACTTTCAGGAAAAGCAAATCCATTTAAATTTGTATGAACAATCAGCCCATTGCATCCACTTCTATCTAATTTAGGAGAGTTACACGGGGGAAAAAACAGGTCTTTTCATACTTGGCTAAAGTAATTCCTTCAGCAAATTCATCTggatacaaatataaaaattttactttatGACAAGTTCAAAAAGGTTGCTAAACATATTAAGAAAATCGTATGATCAAGTGCGCTTTAATTCAGTCAGTTGCAGGTATAACAGAAAATTCAGCAGTGCAAGATAACACAACTGaagatgacattttttttcagatgcaCAGTAAACATGGAACTCTAAGCACACCACAACAGGAGACTCCTGCAGGCGAGTGCTCCTAGTTCCTATCAGTAGAGGCTATTGTATCCGACTATGAACAAGACAGTGCAGGTGTGGAGTTGCGGACAGTCACAGTCCACAGGTGtggctactactactacttgctGTTGGACAGCGTACTACTACACAGCCAGCCAGAGAAGGCTTGTTGTACTTGATGATAGGAGTACTACTACACGTAGTCCACGACAACGTAGGTGCATCGCCCACTATCTGTGCCGCTGACCGTGGGGCCGGGGCCGGTCAACTGACAGCCATGCTGGGAATCTGACGGACACCGCAGCTCGTCCTCGTCTCGCAACCTTGGTTGGTTCCTTTCCAACCTAACCAGTGATGGTCATGGTCATGgctggagtggagtggagtggaatTCGTACGTGCACCAAATCCACTCCGCAGGAAAAGCAGACATAGATCCATCACCACTTGCTgtacagcagcagcagactCTGCAATGGCTGGCTGCACGGATGGAtcgaggaggaaggaaggaagaaaagatAATCGATTTGTTTTGAGATCTGGGTTTACCTCGCCGGCCTTGACGGTGAGGATGTGAGGAGTGAAGGCGAT
The sequence above is drawn from the Oryza glaberrima chromosome 10, OglaRS2, whole genome shotgun sequence genome and encodes:
- the LOC127752812 gene encoding AT-hook motif nuclear-localized protein 10-like, giving the protein MEAKDVSPLVTVPPAPAAAAPPPAAAPAPPPSQPPPPPLPFAQQAPPPAANPAAAPMRLSFDQMAGKAPGGEQQHHHHPGPMLYAAAPAGGAAPPPQGGNVMGMGELMRKKRGRPRKYAPDGSMALALAPISSASGGAAPPPPPPGHQPHGFSISSPPSDPNAKRRGRPPGSGKKKQFEALGSWGIAFTPHILTVKAGEDVASKIMAFSQQGPRTVCILSANGAISNVTLRQPATSGGLVTYEGRFEIISLSGSFLLAEDGDTRSRTGGLSVALAGSDGRVLGGCVAGMLMAATPVQVVVASFIAEGKKSKPVETRKVEPMSAPPQMATYVPAPVASPPSEGTSSGSSDDSGSPINHSGMPYNHSGQQQQHQQHQHMPPAYASGGWSLSAHHQNRHDSDMKMMSN